The following proteins come from a genomic window of Malus sylvestris chromosome 4, drMalSylv7.2, whole genome shotgun sequence:
- the LOC126618423 gene encoding uncharacterized protein LOC126618423 isoform X2 translates to MSSPEKVSKKPDLSEKKTASSAGASSSGKRIPRSLKGKAKIVKKTLVQNSLKTSKGTGTSQVNGRKRKRNRGNNESSKTREEDGKKLSLSEQNQQNILKEEATEKSHQAQKNPEKFDESKKSQQKRSTKKRRESDKSVKSEKNSEKRDYKREKLGGLIFMCSGKTKPDCFHYRIMGVTLGKKDVVLGIKPGLKLFLYDFDLKLLYGVYKASSRGGIKLEPKAFGGAFPAQVRFNVEKDCLPLPESVFKRAIKENYDGKNKFKTELTVRQVRRLTALFRPAQVHSSVLAPRSPLETKARDRGVHEGVRESRPLSHRDARTRDPYAHADARRYPVLAHERDQHVAHREVVPARREETSHDLYPTEKEYRAYGLQGDRRNVTSLPITSAVESRHRDYEGEHLLRQTNFIYRDPVPAHRENVHSDHLYLNDPLTLGARHELPPATSATAVDAYAREPYYRSYHGSSLSDPYLAPYRRDDVLSGSYSVGGRRENYLIEADPVQRRETSYGPRDRYLIETDPVYRREPDRHVERLSLYSRHDAAAADASLGYNQRETYQATNPDPVHAPVSSRYAFAGPSYTYR, encoded by the exons ATGTCTTCTCCTGAGAAAGTGTCTAAGAAACCTGATTTATCTGAAAAGAAAACTGCCTCTTCTGCTGGAGCATCCAGTTCTGGAAAGAGGATCCCAAGATCATTGAAGGGAAAAGCTAAAATTGTGAAGAAAACTCTTGTTCAAAACAGTTTGAAAACTAGCAAAGGTACAGGTACTTCACAAGTTAATGggaggaaaaggaaaaggaatagGGGTAACAACGAGAGTAGCAAAACAAGAGAAGAAGATGGCAAGAAGCTGAGTTTAAGTGAACAGAACCAACAGAATATCTTGAAAGAAGAGGCTACAGAGAAGAGCCATCAGGCTCAGAAGAATCCAGAAAAATTTGACGAATCCAAAAAGAGCCAACAAAAACGGAGTACAAAAAAACGACGTGAGTCAGACAAGAGTGTCAAGAGTGAAAAAAACAGTGAAAAACGTGATTATAAGAGAGAAAAGCTTGGTGGTTTGATCTTCATGTGCAGCGGAAAGACAAAGCCAGACTGTTTCCATTACCGTATCATGGGTGTTACACTGGGTAAAAAAGATGTCGTTTTAGGTATCAAACCTGGGTTGAAGCTTTTTCTCTATGATTTCGATCTTAAGCTTTTATATGGGGTTTACAAAGCATCCTCTCGTGGAGGCATAAAACTTGAGCCAAAAGCTTTTGGTGGGGCCTTCCCTGCTCAG GTGCGGTTCAATGTGGAGAAAGATTGTCTTCCCCTACCTGAGAGTGTTTTCAAGAGGGCAATAAAGGAAAACTATGATGGGAAAAACAAGTTCAAAACTGAACTTACAGTTCGACAA GTCAGAAGGCTCACAGCACTGTTCCGACCAGCTCAAGTGCATTCATCAGTTCTAGCCCCCCGTTCCCCGCTGGAAACAAAAGCTCGGGATCGGGGAGTTCATGAGGGGGTGAGAGAATCACGGCCGCTTTCACACAGGGATGCACGTACTAGAGATCCCTATGCCCATGCTGATGCAAGGAGGTACCCGGTGTTAGCTCATGAAAGGGACCAGCATGTTGCACACCGAGAGGTGGTACCTGCAAGGAGAGAGGAAACTTCTCATGATTTGTACCCAACTGAAAAGGAATATCGAGCTTATGGTCTTCAGGGAGACAGGAGAAATGTGACTTCTCTTCCAATTACTTCAGCTGTGGAATCTCGCCATAGGGACTATGAAGGAGAGCATCTTCTAAGACAGacaaacttcatttacagagatCCTGTTCCTGCACATCGAGAGAATGTTCATTCCGATCATCTCTACTTGAATGATCCTCTTACTCTTGGTGCTAGACATGAGTTGCCACCTGCAACATCTGCTACTgccgttgatgcatatgcaaggGAGCCATATTATCGTTCCTATCATGGTTCTTCATTGTCGGACCCATACCTGGCACCCTATAGGAGAGATGATGTTCTGTCAGGATCTTATTCCGTTGGTGGAAGGAGAGAGAACTACCTAATTGAGGCTGATCCCGTGCAAAGGAGAGAAACCAGCTACGGACCAAGAGACAGGTACCTGATTGAGACTGATCCTGTGTATAGGAGAGAACCTGATCGTCATGTAGAGAGATTATCATTGTACTCGAGACatgatgctgctgctgctgatgcTTCATTAGGTTATAACCAGAGAGAAACCTACCAGGCGACCAACCCGGATCCTGTGCATGCACCAGTCTCATCTCGTTATGCTTTTGCAGGTCCGTCGTATACCTACCGCTAA
- the LOC126619171 gene encoding uncharacterized protein LOC126619171, whose product MECNKEEAFKAMQLSEVKMRNSDFTGARKMAQKAQRLFPGIENIEKLLTVCEVHCSSENKIGFEMDWYGILQIQKSDDDVTIKKQYRKLALLLHPDKNKFAGAEAAFKLIGEANRVLTDQAKRSTYDMKCRAQVKTGSSIPSAHPSNGNLFVRKQNDTPQSQFPPDTFWTCCPFCKIKYQYFKDFANRLLRCQKCRRAFVAQDLGIQSQDAHPESVGNQFPNRKEPPNQGTSNAAPQSNGGTGKPSSTQFHYGKATSNPPSKAGIATDVKISQSGPVKSPVKSKDSKTSGNMNKKRGRESSESCKPSELNEGHHHRRSSRIKQNLSYNENLNDDDDFVSPPKRSTDSQFSSDTEMERKNAAADGGVSKNNSQPGCATTAAVGGHKKEAKQKVTRPLEECLPSKRSKTAEFEQKVEEAAMPDKNDDKPKADNGSGPNSNVTSIPAGVLVPDPEFNKFMLDVDTLENVFSANQTWALYDPLDGLPRFYARIKKVFSPRFKLRFTWLEPSPDDQREVAWCNKELPVACGKYTLGATEEVTDHLMFSHQMHCIKGSGRSSFFVYPKKGETWAIYQNWDIGWSSEPEKHVPYKFDFVEVLSDFVENYGVGVAYLGKVKGFVSLFQRREQHGVVMFQVPPNELYRFSYRIPSFKMTGTEREGVPEGSFEFDPAALPTNFDDLIASKTDNRTMNTEANGSSCDISKSKTKPVMSSGKVCAAEKQEKNYSERETSTRRSPRMSNGEFANSVKLEATQGITEDNGTNQGNQTQPRVSSTPRKADESINTPKKHQKNDSDGKSFSLRRSPRDVSKNIPRPNVSVKCPDSANDTSHASFTPTKVNSTSSQAHSSVKDHPSVSSLKIPVAPSSSSPLHILSRSQFYDFDGQRSEDKFRLDQIWALYSDKNGMPRTYAQVKRIVLKPNFQLHVALLEPCLPEDASEPVCCGTFKLKSGQTKVFSRSSFSHCVKAKPNGKTMFEIYPRKGEVWALYKNSAKGECEMVQVLEDNDESTKVAVLPHVNGSKSLFRAPRIHRSKNGIIDIPRAELGRFSHQAPAFLHTGEIDIQLASCWEVDQVSIPGTITIVLS is encoded by the coding sequence ATGGAGTGCAACAAAGAGGAGGCGTTCAAAGCAATGCAACTATCAGAAGTAAAGATGCGAAACAGTGATTTTACAGGAGCAAGGAAGATGGCACAAAAGGCACAAAGACTCTTTCCgggaattgagaacattgagaAATTACTTACAGTCTGTGAAGTTCACTGTTCATCGGAGAACAAAATAGGATTTGAAATGGACTGGTATGGAATTCTTCAGATTCAGAAATCTGATGATGATGTAACCATCAAGAAACAGTACAGGAAGCTGGCGTTGTTACTTCATCCTGATAAGAATAAGTTTGCTGGTGCAGAGGCTGCTTTTAAGTTGATTGGGGAAGCCAACAGGGTGCTAACAGACCAAGCAAAGCGCTCTACGTATGACATGAAGTGTAGAGCTCAAGTGAAAACTGGTTCTTCAATACCATCAGCTCACCCGTCAAATGGAAACTTATTTGTCAGGAAACAAAATGATACTCCTCAGTCACAGTTCCCACCGGACACATTCTGGACATGTTGTCCTTTTTGTAAGATAAAATACCAATACTTCAAAGATTTTGCAAATCGATTGCTGCGCTGTCAAAAATGCAGAAGAGCCTTTGTTGCACAAGATTTGGGTATTCAATCTCAGGATGCTCATCCAGAATCTGTTGGGAATCAATTTCCAAATCGAAAAGAACCTCCAAATCAGGGTACTTCAAATGCAGCCCCACAAAGTAATGGTGGTACTGGAAAGCCATCctccacacaatttcattatgGAAAGGCAACCTCAAATCCGCCATCAAAGGCGGGAATTGCCACTGATGTTAAAATATCCCAGTCTGGTCCTGTGAAGTCTCCTGTGAAATCCAAGGATTCAAAAACTTCAGGAAATATGAACAAAAAAAGAGGAAGGGAATCCAGTGAAAGTTGTAAACCTTCTGAACTCAATGAAGGCCATCACCATAGGAGATCTTCGAGGATCAAACAGAATCTTTCATACAATGAAAATctaaatgatgatgatgattttgtGAGTCCGCCCAAAAGGTCGACGGATAGTCAATTTTCCAGTGATACTGAAATGGAGAGGAAGAATGCAGCTGCGGATGGTGGGGTATCTAAAAATAATAGTCAACCAGGTTGTGCTACTACTGCTGCAGTGGGTGGACATAAGAAAGAGGCAAAACAAAAGGTGACTCGCCCTCTAGAAGAATGTTTGCCCAGCAAACGAAGCAAAACTGCTGAATTCGAGCAAAAGGTGGAGGAAGCAGCTATGCCAGATAAAAATGACGATAAGCCCAAAGCTGATAATGGTTCTGGACCAAATTCAAATGTCACATCCATACCAGCAGGCGTTCTGGTTCCTGATCCTGAATTCAATAAGTTCATGCTTGATGTGGATACGTTAGAGAATGTGTTTAGTGCTAATCAAACGTGGGCTCTTTACGATCCACTAGATGGACTGCCCAGATTCTATGCTCGTATCAAGAAAGTGTTCTCCCCCAGATTTAAGCTGAGATTCACCTGGTTGGAGCCCAGTCCAGATGACCAACGTGAGGTTGCTTGGTGTAACAAGGAGTTGCCTGTTGCTTGTGGCAAGTACACGCTTGGTGCCACTGAAGAAGTTACAGATCATCTTATGTTTTCTCATCAGATGCACTGCATAAAAGGCAGTGGCAGAAGCTCTTTTTTCGTATATCCTAAGAAGGGAGAAACCTGGGCCATCTACCAGAATTGGGATATTGGGTGGAGTTCGGAGCCTGAAAAACATGTACCGTACAAGTTTGAttttgtggaagtattgtcgGATTTTGTCGAAAATTATGGCGTTGGAGTTGCTTATCTCGGCAAAGTAAAAGGTTTTGTCAGTCTATTTCAGCGAAGGGAGCAGCATGGGGTTGTCATGTTTCAAGTACCACCGAATGAGCTGTATAGATTTTCTTATCGAATTCCCTCTTTCAAGATGACAGGTACTGAGAGAGAGGGTGTTCCAGAAGGATCCTTTGAGTTTGATCCTGCTGCTTTGCCCACCAATTTTGATGACCTCATTGCTTCGAAGACGGACAACAGAACCATGAATACTGAAGCTAATGGTTCGTCATGTGACATAAGCAAAAGCAAAACCAAACCTGTAATGAGTTCTGGGAAAGTGTGCGCTGCTGAGAAACAGGAGAAGAACTATTCAGAAAGAGAGACTTCAACACGTAGATCTCCACGAATGTCGAATGGCGAGTTTGCGAATTCTGTTAAGCTAGAAGCAACTCAAGGTATTACTGAAGACAATGGCACAAACCAGGGTAACCAAACTCAACCCAGGGTAAGTTCTACTCCGCGGAAGGCTGATGAGAGTATCAACACACCAAAGAAGCATCAGAAAAATGATTCCGATGGTAAGTCTTTCAGCCTTAGAAGATCACCAAGGGATGTAAGCAAGAACATTCCGAGACCAAATGTATCTGTGAAGTGCCCAGATTCCGCCAACGATACAAGCCATGCCAGCTTCACTCCGACTAAAGTCAACTCTACTTCTAGTCAGGCACATTCAAGTGTGAAGGATCATCCTTCTGTCAGTTCCTTGAAAATCCCCGTCGCCCCTTCATCTTCATCTCCTCTCCATATTTTATCCCGATCTCAGTTCTATGACTTTGATGGGCAAAGGTCCGAGGACAAATTTCGGCTTGATCAAATCTGGGCGCTGTATAGTGATAAGAACGGGATGCCTAGGACTTATGCACAAGTTAAGAGGATTGTGTTGAAGCCAAATTTTCAACTCCATGTAGCGTTGCTCGAACCATGCTTACCAGAAGACGCGAGTGAACCGGTTTGTTGTGGGACATTTAAACTGAAGAGTGGTCAAACCAAGGTCTTCTCCCGCTCGTCGTTCTCTCATTGTGTGAAAGCCAAACCTAATGGGAAGACGATGTTTGAAATATACCCCAGGAAAGGTGAAGTTTGGGCATTATACAAGAACTCAGCGAAGGGTGAATGCGAAATGGTACAAGTCCTGGAAGATAACGACGAAAGCACAAAGGTTGCGGTTCTGCCGCACGTTAACGGATCCAAGTCGTTGTTTAGGGCCCCAAGAATCCACAGATCGAAGAATGGCATCATCGACATACCAAGGGCTGAGTTAGGTAGATTCTCTCACCAAGCTCCGGCTTTTCTTCATACCGGGGAGATTGACATCCAGCTTGCAAGCTGCTGGGAGGTTGATCAGGTATCAATTCCTGGTACTATTACGATCGTTTTGAGTTGA
- the LOC126618423 gene encoding uncharacterized protein LOC126618423 isoform X1 yields MELDDNYMETDNRKEIESPAEALNNPESCDQILSPAETSNPLKSSELKIPSSAEAFCGPAEALNNPESSEQIHSPVETSNTPESSELKIPSSAQVISLPEVLDNPEPSEQIPSPAETSNTPYSSEPKIFSSAEVFGVPESVEKKMSSPEKVSKKPDLSEKKTASSAGASSSGKRIPRSLKGKAKIVKKTLVQNSLKTSKGTGTSQVNGRKRKRNRGNNESSKTREEDGKKLSLSEQNQQNILKEEATEKSHQAQKNPEKFDESKKSQQKRSTKKRRESDKSVKSEKNSEKRDYKREKLGGLIFMCSGKTKPDCFHYRIMGVTLGKKDVVLGIKPGLKLFLYDFDLKLLYGVYKASSRGGIKLEPKAFGGAFPAQVRFNVEKDCLPLPESVFKRAIKENYDGKNKFKTELTVRQVRRLTALFRPAQVHSSVLAPRSPLETKARDRGVHEGVRESRPLSHRDARTRDPYAHADARRYPVLAHERDQHVAHREVVPARREETSHDLYPTEKEYRAYGLQGDRRNVTSLPITSAVESRHRDYEGEHLLRQTNFIYRDPVPAHRENVHSDHLYLNDPLTLGARHELPPATSATAVDAYAREPYYRSYHGSSLSDPYLAPYRRDDVLSGSYSVGGRRENYLIEADPVQRRETSYGPRDRYLIETDPVYRREPDRHVERLSLYSRHDAAAADASLGYNQRETYQATNPDPVHAPVSSRYAFAGPSYTYR; encoded by the exons ATGGAACTAGATGATAACTATATGGAAACAGATAACAGGAAGGAAATAGAGAGTCCTGCAGAAGCGTTGAATAATCCAGAGTCATGTGATCAAATCCTCTCTCCTGCAGAAACATCCAACCCACTGAAGTCATCTGAACTGAAGATCCCCTCTTCTGCTGAAGCGTTTTGTGGACCTGCTGAAGCGTTGAATAATCCAGAGTCATCTGAACAAATCCACTCTCCTGTGGAAACATCCAACACACCAGAGTCATCTGAACTGAAGATCCCCTCTTCTGCTCAAGTGATCAGTTTACCTGAAGTGTTGGATAATCCAGAGCCATCAGAACAAATCCCCTCACCTGCAGAAACCTCCAACACCCCATATTCATCTGAACCAAAGATCTTTTCTTCTGCTGAAGTGTTCGGTGTACCTGAGTCTGTTGAAAAGAAAATGTCTTCTCCTGAGAAAGTGTCTAAGAAACCTGATTTATCTGAAAAGAAAACTGCCTCTTCTGCTGGAGCATCCAGTTCTGGAAAGAGGATCCCAAGATCATTGAAGGGAAAAGCTAAAATTGTGAAGAAAACTCTTGTTCAAAACAGTTTGAAAACTAGCAAAGGTACAGGTACTTCACAAGTTAATGggaggaaaaggaaaaggaatagGGGTAACAACGAGAGTAGCAAAACAAGAGAAGAAGATGGCAAGAAGCTGAGTTTAAGTGAACAGAACCAACAGAATATCTTGAAAGAAGAGGCTACAGAGAAGAGCCATCAGGCTCAGAAGAATCCAGAAAAATTTGACGAATCCAAAAAGAGCCAACAAAAACGGAGTACAAAAAAACGACGTGAGTCAGACAAGAGTGTCAAGAGTGAAAAAAACAGTGAAAAACGTGATTATAAGAGAGAAAAGCTTGGTGGTTTGATCTTCATGTGCAGCGGAAAGACAAAGCCAGACTGTTTCCATTACCGTATCATGGGTGTTACACTGGGTAAAAAAGATGTCGTTTTAGGTATCAAACCTGGGTTGAAGCTTTTTCTCTATGATTTCGATCTTAAGCTTTTATATGGGGTTTACAAAGCATCCTCTCGTGGAGGCATAAAACTTGAGCCAAAAGCTTTTGGTGGGGCCTTCCCTGCTCAG GTGCGGTTCAATGTGGAGAAAGATTGTCTTCCCCTACCTGAGAGTGTTTTCAAGAGGGCAATAAAGGAAAACTATGATGGGAAAAACAAGTTCAAAACTGAACTTACAGTTCGACAA GTCAGAAGGCTCACAGCACTGTTCCGACCAGCTCAAGTGCATTCATCAGTTCTAGCCCCCCGTTCCCCGCTGGAAACAAAAGCTCGGGATCGGGGAGTTCATGAGGGGGTGAGAGAATCACGGCCGCTTTCACACAGGGATGCACGTACTAGAGATCCCTATGCCCATGCTGATGCAAGGAGGTACCCGGTGTTAGCTCATGAAAGGGACCAGCATGTTGCACACCGAGAGGTGGTACCTGCAAGGAGAGAGGAAACTTCTCATGATTTGTACCCAACTGAAAAGGAATATCGAGCTTATGGTCTTCAGGGAGACAGGAGAAATGTGACTTCTCTTCCAATTACTTCAGCTGTGGAATCTCGCCATAGGGACTATGAAGGAGAGCATCTTCTAAGACAGacaaacttcatttacagagatCCTGTTCCTGCACATCGAGAGAATGTTCATTCCGATCATCTCTACTTGAATGATCCTCTTACTCTTGGTGCTAGACATGAGTTGCCACCTGCAACATCTGCTACTgccgttgatgcatatgcaaggGAGCCATATTATCGTTCCTATCATGGTTCTTCATTGTCGGACCCATACCTGGCACCCTATAGGAGAGATGATGTTCTGTCAGGATCTTATTCCGTTGGTGGAAGGAGAGAGAACTACCTAATTGAGGCTGATCCCGTGCAAAGGAGAGAAACCAGCTACGGACCAAGAGACAGGTACCTGATTGAGACTGATCCTGTGTATAGGAGAGAACCTGATCGTCATGTAGAGAGATTATCATTGTACTCGAGACatgatgctgctgctgctgatgcTTCATTAGGTTATAACCAGAGAGAAACCTACCAGGCGACCAACCCGGATCCTGTGCATGCACCAGTCTCATCTCGTTATGCTTTTGCAGGTCCGTCGTATACCTACCGCTAA
- the LOC126619172 gene encoding uncharacterized protein LOC126619172, which produces MLKQVFGKVWNKGVFVYGGNRAMPCLYVPTSDVHNGQVHCAPRSFFGVEDFLDDDNSRPYTYQKEKKSKNPTKHISFKQRTIAYIEPFTLDVFISKRFVSASITHRVTTKQVATAGTNSKDIKAVLKSRCDIPACLAVGQILADRAREADVYTAAYTPRDRDKFEGKIRAVVQSLIDNGIDVKVYLD; this is translated from the exons ATGTTGAAGCAAGTCTTTGGGAAGGTGTGGAATAAAGGGGTTTTTGTGTACGGAGGAAACAGAGCCATGCCTTGCTTGTATGTGCCCACGAGTGATGTTCACAATGGACAG GTTCATTGTGCACCGAGAAGTTTTTTCGGGGTAGAGGATTTCCTCGATGATGACAATAGCCGGCCATACACTTAccagaaggagaagaagtccaaAAATCCAACAAAGCATATATCATTTAAACAGCGCACCATAGCCTACATTGAACCATTTACACTCGATGTGTTCATCTCAAAGCGGTTTGTCTCAGCCTCAATCACCCACAGGGTCACAACCAAGCAGGTTGCAACTGCCGGTACCAACTCCAAAGACATTAAAGCTGTACTCAAGTCACGTTGTGACATACCTGCCTGTTTGGCCGTTGGCCAAATTTTAGCCGATAGGGCAAGAGAAGCCGATGTCTATACCGCTGCTTATACTCCCCGGGACAGGGACAAGTTTGAAGGGAAGATTAGAGCAGTTGTTCAATCCCTCATTGATAATGGGATTGATGTTAAAGTTTATCTTGATTGA